Genomic window (Drosophila albomicans strain 15112-1751.03 chromosome X, ASM965048v2, whole genome shotgun sequence):
TGATCGGACCCACATAATCGCTGGGCGTGATGATCGTGCCCAGCACCAGCGGCTCATGGTACTGCTCAATGCTGTTCGGTTCCGGGAGCAGCGCTGCATTCGAGATGTCCAGCGTATTGCGTCCATGCTGTTTAATCAGTCGGGGATTGCTGAGAACAATGCGATAGGTGACCGAGGGTGCTGTGATGATGGGTTCCACATCGTGTTCCTGCTGCAGACGTTGGCAAAACACCTCGAGATGCAGCAGCCCAAGGAAACCCAAACGCCAGCCTTGTCCCAGAGCCGGACTCGAATCCACGCTCACTGTGACCGCGGAATCGTTGAGCACCGTCTTGTCGATAGCACTGCGCAAGGCAACGTGACGCGATTGATCCACCGGAAAGATGCCGGCAAAGACGATTGGCTGTTGTGGCTTATAGCTGccggcggcggtggcagccTGATGCTTCAGATGCAACGTGTCGCCAATGATGCTCTCCTTGCTGTTCCGCATGTTGCAGGCCAACAAACCCACCTGGCCAGCGGACAATGTTTCCAATGGACACTCGGCAGGACGCAGCAGGGATAACGTCTTGACATTGTACATCTTCTTGGTGGCCAGCGATTGTATATCCTGACCCGGCTGCAGTTGTCCATTCAGCACATAGATCAGATTGAGAGCTCCGCGATATTTGTCAAACCAGCTGTCAAAGATGAGCGCACGAAAGTCGCAATCACGTTGCACTCGCGGATGTGGAATCGTTTCAATGACACGCTGCAGCACCTGCTCGACGCCCGTGCCCAGCTTGGCCGAGACACGCAACACGGAGGCGGTCTCAATGCCGAACAACAGTTGCATATCCTTGGTCACCTGATCGGGATTGGCATGCTTAATGTCGATCTTATTGAGCACTGGCACAATGGCCAGCTGTCGCTGCTTGGCCAGATGATAGTTGGCCACCGTTTGGGCCTGAACGCCATGACAGGCATCCACCAGCAGTATGAC
Coding sequences:
- the LOC117574919 gene encoding translation factor waclaw, mitochondrial encodes the protein MYKSINWTLRQATGQCSWKRLAAYRALCSTLMRSSSADAATLSPDAVQRQLSELPVERIRNFSIIAHVDHGKSTLADRLLELTGAIARNAGQNQVLDNLQVERERGITVKAQTASIFYKHRNATYLLNLIDTPGHVDFSNEVSRSLAACDGVILLVDACHGVQAQTVANYHLAKQRQLAIVPVLNKIDIKHANPDQVTKDMQLLFGIETASVLRVSAKLGTGVEQVLQRVIETIPHPRVQRDCDFRALIFDSWFDKYRGALNLIYVLNGQLQPGQDIQSLATKKMYNVKTLSLLRPAECPLETLSAGQVGLLACNMRNSKESIIGDTLHLKHQAATAAGSYKPQQPIVFAGIFPVDQSRHVALRSAIDKTVLNDSAVTVSVDSSPALGQGWRLGFLGLLHLEVFCQRLQQEHDVEPIITAPSVTYRIVLSNPRLIKQHGRNTLDISNAALLPEPNSIEQYHEPLVLGTIITPSDYVGPIIGLCVERRGVQQSCVNIDEQRMLMQYVLPLSEIILDFHDRLKSLSSGYASFSYEDHGYHLTHLVRLDIHLNGRNCEELCRIVHVSKALGVARQMVNKLKELIPRQMVQIAIQACVGSKVLARETIKAYRKDVTAKLYGGDVTRRMKLLKQQAEGKKKMRSIANIRVPHDTFIDVLKR